In Thermodesulfitimonas autotrophica, the following proteins share a genomic window:
- the hisB gene encoding imidazoleglycerol-phosphate dehydratase HisB: MSERKASVARETAETAVRVSLALDGGGRAAINTGVGFFEHMLALLARFASFDLEVAAQGDLHVDAHHTVEDVGIALGQAFARAIGTKEGIRRFGHAIIPMDEALALAAVDISGRGALFFEGQLPAARVGDFDTELVPEFFRAFAVNAGITLHLRVFAGRNTHHVCEALFKSCGRALGDAVARDPRVQGVPSTKGTL; the protein is encoded by the coding sequence GTGTCTGAACGAAAGGCGAGTGTGGCGCGGGAAACGGCGGAAACGGCGGTGCGGGTAAGCCTCGCCCTTGACGGCGGCGGCCGAGCGGCTATCAACACCGGGGTAGGGTTTTTCGAGCATATGCTGGCGCTGTTAGCGCGCTTTGCCTCTTTCGACCTCGAGGTGGCGGCGCAGGGAGACCTGCACGTCGACGCCCACCATACGGTGGAAGATGTGGGTATCGCCCTCGGGCAGGCCTTTGCCCGGGCGATAGGGACCAAGGAGGGCATCCGCCGCTTTGGCCACGCGATTATCCCGATGGACGAGGCTTTGGCGCTCGCGGCGGTTGATATCAGCGGGCGGGGGGCACTCTTTTTCGAGGGCCAGCTGCCGGCTGCCCGCGTGGGGGATTTCGACACGGAGTTGGTGCCCGAGTTTTTCCGGGCCTTTGCGGTCAACGCGGGGATCACGCTTCACCTCCGGGTCTTCGCCGGACGGAATACCCACCACGTCTGCGAGGCGCTCTTCAAGAGCTGCGGGCGGGCGCTCGGCGACGCGGTAGCCCGGGACCCGCGGGTGCAGGGTGTCCCGTCGACGAAAGGGACATTGTGA
- the hisA gene encoding 1-(5-phosphoribosyl)-5-[(5-phosphoribosylamino)methylideneamino]imidazole-4-carboxamide isomerase: MLVIPAIDLRGGRCVRLVEGRPDKETVYSGDPVTVARRWEAAGAKMLHVVDLDGAFAGRPAHLPLIREIVAAVAIPVQVGGGIRDRAAVEAALACGVARVILGTAAVTDTSLLRELVRDFGARVLASVDCRDGVVAVRGWESLSGVEAAAFGRQLKECGVERVVFTDIARDGTLMGPNIAAVGDFARVTGLKVIASGGVSRVEDIRALRELEEAGVEAVIIGKALYDGRLSLAEAIAAAEGKEIVS, from the coding sequence ATGCTTGTAATCCCGGCAATCGACCTGCGCGGGGGCCGGTGCGTCCGCCTGGTGGAAGGGCGTCCCGATAAAGAAACGGTTTACTCTGGGGACCCGGTAACTGTAGCCCGCCGCTGGGAGGCGGCCGGGGCTAAGATGCTGCACGTGGTCGATCTGGACGGCGCCTTTGCTGGCCGGCCGGCCCACCTGCCGCTGATCCGGGAAATAGTTGCGGCGGTCGCGATCCCGGTGCAGGTTGGTGGTGGCATCAGGGACCGCGCGGCGGTTGAAGCGGCGCTCGCCTGCGGGGTGGCGCGGGTCATCCTCGGCACGGCGGCCGTTACCGATACATCGCTGCTGCGGGAGCTCGTCCGCGATTTCGGGGCGCGCGTGCTGGCGAGCGTTGACTGCCGCGACGGGGTGGTGGCGGTGCGCGGCTGGGAAAGTCTATCTGGCGTCGAAGCCGCGGCCTTCGGGCGGCAGCTTAAAGAGTGCGGTGTGGAGCGGGTGGTCTTCACCGACATCGCGCGCGACGGGACCTTGATGGGTCCCAACATTGCGGCGGTAGGCGACTTTGCGCGGGTGACGGGGCTGAAGGTGATCGCTTCCGGCGGCGTCTCAAGAGTGGAGGATATCCGGGCGCTGCGGGAGCTCGAGGAAGCGGGCGTCGAAGCGGTGATCATCGGCAAGGCGCTCTACGACGGGCGGCTCTCGTTGGCAGAGGCCATTGCCGCGGCGGAGGGGAAAGAGATTGTTAGCTAA
- the hisH gene encoding imidazole glycerol phosphate synthase subunit HisH encodes MIAIVDYGMGNLRSVEKGIAKAGFAAVVTREPEVVAGAAGVILPGVGAFADAMANLKSTGLLDALHRVLSQGKPFLGICLGMQLLFEVSEEWGETPGLGYFKGRVRRLPGGVKVPHMGWNEVEFSGPSPLFAGIPDRTHFYFVHSYYVDPAEKEIVLAETAYGVRFAAAVGRGKVFGVQFHPEKSSTWGLKILGNFGRLVAECL; translated from the coding sequence GTGATTGCGATTGTGGATTACGGGATGGGGAACCTGCGGAGTGTCGAAAAAGGTATCGCGAAAGCCGGCTTTGCCGCGGTGGTGACGCGGGAGCCGGAAGTGGTGGCGGGGGCTGCCGGCGTCATCCTGCCCGGGGTAGGTGCCTTCGCCGACGCGATGGCCAACCTGAAGAGCACCGGGTTACTCGACGCCCTGCACCGGGTTTTGAGCCAAGGGAAGCCTTTTCTCGGCATCTGTCTGGGGATGCAGCTTCTTTTTGAGGTGAGCGAGGAGTGGGGCGAGACACCGGGTCTCGGCTATTTCAAAGGGCGGGTGCGGCGCCTGCCTGGGGGGGTAAAAGTGCCCCACATGGGCTGGAACGAGGTGGAGTTTTCGGGACCGTCACCGCTTTTTGCCGGCATCCCGGACCGGACCCACTTTTATTTTGTGCACTCCTACTACGTTGACCCGGCGGAAAAGGAAATTGTGCTGGCCGAAACGGCGTACGGCGTGCGCTTTGCCGCTGCGGTGGGTAGGGGTAAGGTTTTTGGCGTTCAGTTTCACCCGGAGAAATCGAGCACGTGGGGGCTGAAAATCCTCGGGAATTTCGGGAGGCTGGTGGCCGAATGCTTGTAA
- the hisC gene encoding histidinol-phosphate transaminase — translation MAEELLSLLRPDLRDLVPYAVPHYPGYIKLDANENPYDFAPEVLAEVVRRLSGQTFTRYPDPEATELRRRIAAYTGMAPENILAGNGSDELILNLFLSFGGGGRVVITPPTFSMYAIHSRIAGAAVAAVARREDFSLDLAALLREARAPGTRVVVVCSPNNPTGNTVPREAVEALAAEAAGLVLLDEAYAEFAGESCCDLVRRYPRLVVLRTFSKAFGLAGLRVGYLVADPAVIAGLLKVKQPFNLNSFSQLAAVTVLEYQPLFRQRMEEIIANREELYRRMKQIGGVEVFPSRANFILFRTPLPAEKVYAGLLARRVLIRNVAGPGLERCLRVTVGTPAENEAFLQALAEVVAEGEGSSGV, via the coding sequence ATGGCTGAAGAGTTGCTATCACTTCTCCGCCCGGATTTGCGGGACCTGGTTCCTTATGCTGTACCGCACTATCCCGGATACATTAAGCTTGACGCCAACGAGAACCCTTACGACTTTGCACCGGAAGTGCTGGCCGAGGTTGTCCGGCGCTTGAGCGGCCAGACCTTCACCCGCTACCCGGACCCCGAAGCGACCGAGCTCCGCCGGCGGATAGCGGCGTATACGGGAATGGCGCCGGAGAACATCCTGGCCGGGAACGGCTCCGACGAGCTGATCCTCAACCTCTTCCTATCCTTCGGCGGCGGTGGGCGGGTGGTGATCACGCCGCCGACCTTTTCGATGTACGCAATCCACAGCCGGATCGCTGGCGCGGCGGTGGCGGCGGTGGCGCGGCGGGAGGATTTTTCCCTCGACCTTGCGGCCCTGCTGCGCGAGGCGCGGGCCCCGGGCACACGGGTGGTCGTTGTTTGCTCGCCAAATAATCCGACAGGGAATACGGTGCCCCGGGAGGCGGTTGAGGCGCTGGCGGCGGAGGCGGCTGGCCTGGTGCTGCTTGACGAAGCTTACGCGGAGTTTGCCGGCGAAAGTTGCTGCGACCTGGTGCGCCGCTACCCCCGGCTGGTGGTGCTGCGCACATTTTCGAAGGCCTTCGGCCTGGCGGGTCTCCGGGTAGGCTACCTGGTAGCGGACCCGGCGGTCATTGCGGGCCTCTTGAAGGTGAAACAGCCGTTTAACCTCAACAGCTTCTCCCAGTTGGCGGCGGTTACGGTTCTCGAATACCAGCCGCTCTTCCGGCAACGGATGGAGGAGATCATTGCCAACCGGGAGGAGCTTTACCGGCGCATGAAGCAGATAGGAGGCGTGGAAGTCTTCCCGTCCCGGGCAAACTTCATCCTCTTCCGGACGCCGCTGCCAGCGGAGAAGGTTTATGCGGGACTGCTGGCGCGGCGGGTGCTCATCCGGAACGTGGCGGGGCCAGGGCTTGAGCGCTGCTTGCGGGTGACGGTAGGGACGCCGGCGGAGAACGAGGCCTTCTTACAGGCCTTAGCCGAGGTGGTAGCGGAAGGGGAGGGTTCAAGCGGTGTCTGA